A window of Pan paniscus chromosome 16, NHGRI_mPanPan1-v2.0_pri, whole genome shotgun sequence genomic DNA:
ataCCAAGTTCTTTCTATCTGGAATCGTGTTGTTTACCTTGATGAATACATACTCATCTTTTAGGACCTCCTCTATAAATTCTTTCTTAACATCCCTCCATACATATAAAATTCATCATACCCTCTACCATACCTCTATGGTACTTTTAACAAGCCTTTATTTTAGTACTTATGTTGCATTGTAATTATTCCCTATAACACTATGGGTTGTGCATTCTTTCAGAATAATGACTGAATATTACTCTATTATCCATCTTTCTACCGCTCTTGACTTCCCAACTCCTCCTTcgatcaaaaacaaaaacaaaaatactcactAGCACATGGTGTTACCTTTCCTTCTATTCCTTCGTCCACATGTAATAAGATAAGTCCATCTAAGACCCTACCATTATCTGTACCTTCTTGTGTTCACTCTTCAGAAGGGTGAGATCTGGTTTGCTAACTCATCTGGAATAGTATAGTGGGAGCAGGAAGTAAGTACATCTGTCTGATTTATTAACATGTATACCTGAACTTACTTAACTTGATAGTATTGTTCTTAGATGATCTGATTGTCACTAAATGCTATAATCCAAGAAGAAATAGCCAATGAAATGTACCGTTAAGAGATTTTTCTTACACCCTTTAAGAACTCTTTTGTGATAGTTGGCAAACTGCCTCTACAACTCCCATTGCTATTCACTTTTTTCATTAATAGTGTTTTCCCTTTACATTGGAGATACATGAAAGGTAGCATGTAAAAGTCAGATTCTACTGCATATTCAGAGCTAAAACATGAAGTCTGTGTTGAGAGGAGATCATCTTTTTGGAAGAAGATTATAGTTGTTTTTGGTAGGAGATGTCTCGATGGAACTGACCTGGTTTAATCAAGCACTGAAACCAGTTTTTTTAAAACGCCCTGTAACGTCTGTGAATACGTTGTTtacatttatacagattattGGGGGAATTAATTCAAGGACTGGCATGTGCTTTTGCTGGCAGGGAAATTTATCTAGAACCTTAGTAAATAGGTGGAGTTTTTGTGTTGTTGATACTTCTGCCTATTATTCAGGTTAAATCACCCAGAGGTTCCATACAGTAGTGGCGCCACATCCTCCACCAACAATCCAGAATTTGTGGAGGATCTCTCCCAAGGTCAGTTGCTTCAGAGTGAGTCTTCAAATGCAGCAGAAGGCAATGAACAGAGGCATGAAGATGAGGTAAGCTGAAGTATCTCCTTCTGTTCCTATCCTCTGAAACTTCTGAAGAAGCAGTCACAAGGAAGGTATGTTGATCAAGGTGTTCATATGACCTTCTTATATTCTTAGGCTGATACCtgcaaaattttgttttctatttcttgttttatACGGAaccatattaataattttaatgacATAGACAGGTAGACTCTTTTTTCCCTGTTCCCTAAGAAATGTATACTTACCTCATATTAGATGTtgaacaaatacttgttgaatgagtgaatgatttAATCATTAATAAGTAACTAATGAGAAGTGTACATGCCCTTGCTCAAGGCTCTGCTCAGCAAGCCCTGCTGCATGGAGCCCTATGTGCCCAAAGGATTCATACTACTTACCAAATCTTTCACCCTCCCATAGGGGGTAACTTTCCTTAACTCACACAAAGGCGTATGAGCCTGGGCAGTCATGCCCTTGTTGGACTTTCAGTGTTTCTTACAAATAACTGATTACATTGTCAGTGTTTTaaggcactctttttttttttttaagccaataAAGAGTGCCACcattgatatttgtcttttttcttattttaaaaaagctgGCCGgccatggtagctcatgcctgtaatcctagcactttgggatgccaaggcaggcggattacctgaggtcaggagttcaagactagcctggccaacatggtgaaaccccgtctctactaaaaaatacaaaaaattagccaggtgcagtggtgtgtgcctgtaattccagctgctcaggaggctgaagcaggagaatctcttgaacccggaggcagaggttgcagtgagccaagatagcgccactgaactccagcctgggctacagagcgagacttcgtctcaaaaaaaaagaaagaagaaaacaactaaTATTTTTTTTATCTATCCTATTggcatttttaaagattataatgAATGCTTAAAGCTTCTTAAATACCTTGAAATtaaattgttttgttgtttttttttttttttttttgaggtggagtcttattctgttgctcaggctggagtgcagtggcacaatttcagctcactgcaacctctgcctcccaggttcaagctgttctcctgccccagcttcccaagtatctgggattacaggcgcatgccatcatgcccgggcaattttgtattttcagtggagatggagtttccccgtgttgaccaggctggtctcgaaattctgacctcaagtgatccgcctgccttggccctccaaagtgctgggattacaggtgtgaaccaccgtgccagcCCACAGTAGCTTTAATGTAACTAggttgtaaaaaagaaaaacctatacCAAATACATAATTCGCCCAGTGGTgaattataccattttatatatatttggaggAGTAGAGTACTACAATTAGTATTTAGATATTTTTGTCCttgtttatttatctttctcttgtctgaaatAAGAATTCTTGTATCCATGAAATATTAACTGATAGGGCTGTGTGTATTTGTAAAATTATGAAGTAAAAATATTATGTACCTTACATCTTATTTAAAGGGCCAAGAAAAAAGGCTGTGGTGAAACATCAGTGGTACCTCAGTCCTTTTcacttctttagtttttttcagaGGTGATTCAATCTTTTGATTTACCTGGTAACTCAACATATAAAGACCTCTGACTATAAAATGTACATctaggctggtgcagtggctcacgcctataatcccagcactttgggaggctgaggctggtggatcacctgaggtcaggagttcgagaccagcctgatcaacatggcaaaaccccatctctactgaaaatacaaaaattagctgggtgtggtggcacatgcctgtaatcccagctacttggaagactaaggcaggagaatcacttgaacctgggaggcggaggttgcggtgagccgagatagcgccattgcactacagcctgggcaagaagagcaaaactctacctcaaaaaaaaaattaaaataaaatatacatctaAAGGAACAAATTGTCAAGCCAAAGACCTCGTCTTCATTTCAGATATattatacttactgaaatttttctgAGACTTAGATATTAATTTAGTATCTATCTGCTATGCTATGCTATCTGCTATCTGCTATGGGAAATAAGCTAGTCTTTGAAAGTTATCAATGAGCAACTCCCATTGtgagttatttttaatttctgctacaacttgtttcttcttttgcctGGTGCACGTGACACCATCTTACTCTAATCTAACAACGTCTGCCTCCCTGCCACAATGCTGCATGTGCTGCTGTATTTCCCATTTGGATACTCTCCTGTCAGGAATCAGGACCTGACAGTTGTCTGTGGGACAGTCATATGCATATGAAGGTCAAAGCTGAGTGATCATGGCACCTCTTATTCTCATACATTGAGATTAGCACAAAAATAGCCCTTTAGTGTAACATTTTGTAGTGTGATACATAAAAGAGGTTGCAAGTGAAGCATCTGGAGTTCCTCGAAAATTGCATTGCTGTCATTTGTATATTACCTACAACAGATATGGAGAGCTTTGAATATCCAGGGCCAAATTGCAACTCTTAatcctgttttgtttgttgttgtttgtttttgttgttgttgggttatTTTGGGAGAtggttgttgtttggtttttggttttttattttgttttgttttgtagcaaCGAAGTAAACGAGGAGGTTGGtccaaaggaagaaagaggaagaaacctCTTCGAGACAGCAATGCACCCAAATCCCCCCTTACAGGATATGTTCGGTTCATGAATGAGCGTCGAGAACAACTTCGAGCAAAGAGACCAGAAGTCCCATTTCCAGAAATCACAAGGATGTTAGGCAATGAATGGAGTAAACTGCCTCCTGAGGAAAAACAGGTAATTGTTCCTATTCCTGactctttgtttggttttgattaTATCTCAGAAATAACTTATATAAGAAAAGCAAAGAGGATGGACAGTTGATTCTGCAATTTTGTCACAGTGCCTAGGAGACCAGAATAGCAGGGTCCATCATAGCAATTTTCTCTAGCCTAGTGATTTTTAAACTATTTGCTAGAGGGGTGTGAGCAGGGAAGGAGTCTAGGACTCCCCTCAACCAAAGCAGCACCACTTTTTATACGCTGAGTTCACATAAGATTGTTTTAAGTGGTTCAGTATTAAGAAATCTCTCAATAAAATGTATTCCACTGAGTTAAATGAAAAGTcatgaattaaatgagaaaaagtcACTTGACACAATTCTGCAGTTCACAtaagatttttaagaaaaagtgttactgctttaatactttttttaactAGAGTTCTGGCAAATTAACCTACTattgaaaataaagcaagaaCAACTTGAATTCTTTCTCCTCTAAGACAGAAACTAACCTGATGGGCAAACTGAAATGAATCCGTTCATTAGAGAGATTTGAAAGGAATTAAGGACAAGATAGCCATGAGCTGGTTGAAGTACCACTAAAGCTGAGCAGTGGTCATGGTTGTGGGAGCTGCTTTGGGTTAAAAGTTCCCAGCATTCCCAGCATCTGAAAGATATCTGTATTTCTTTTACGTCTTAAACTATTTTATgacttacactttttaaaaaggattccAGACACACTAAAACCAAATGGAGAAATACTCTCCTGGGAATTAATTGAATTCAGAAATTTTCAAAGAGATCAGATTCAGTTGCAACTTTTGAAGCTCTTTGTTTGTGGTAGCAAGCTAGTAGAAAGCAGTGAATATCATCCATTGTTTTGGCGCTACTGTATAAAAGGATAGTGGGCTGTACATACTatgctattcttttcttttttatttttctttattttaaaattaatatgtgctCATTATTCTCTTTTCAGAGAATACAGAAATgtataaacaaaaatgtaaaaataacagTGCTTATTTCTTGGGATAACCACTATTACGTAGGACAaaggttttgtgtttgttttttttttaacttttttggaaataatttcaaatacacaaaaagttacaaacataaaaataatacaaagaacatCCCAACACTCTTTACCCAGATTCACCTATTGTTaacacattttattccatttctccATTTGCATATGCACTTATATGCTCAGTCTTTCTTATACTTTTGCATGctcagtctttctctctctctctctctctgtcacacacacacacacacacacacacacttgcatgtgtacacccagacacacacaaaattttgttttaatcatgtgaggataaattatatacattgtaCCCCTTTACCCCCAGGATATTTCAGTGTGTATGtcaaagaatattttcttatataaccATAGTGTAGTCATcaatttcataatttttcattAACAGTGCTTTAATCTGTCATCCATATGTTGACTGAATGTCAtttctttataacatttttcCCTTCCAAAACAGGTTCCAGTCTAGGGTCAGGTTTTGTGTTTAGTAGTCAAGTTTCTTTAGCTTAAACTGGGATATTTccataatctttctttttcttttataacattgatttttttaaaaatacagttcccTTCTGCTTCCCCCGCTGCTTTTACCTTTAACAGAACATTGCTCATTGTGTATTTTTCAGATGTTTCCTTGTGATTAGATTGAGGTTGCGCATTCTTGGTGGGATTACTTGCATAGGTGGTGGTGTGCTCTCAATATGTCACATATGCAGGCACACAATGTCCTTTTGTTTCTCACTAGTAATGTTAATTTTGCTTACCTGGTACATTATTTAAATTCTCCTTTGTCATTAATAAGTAATCTGTGGGGAGACGATTTAAGAACATGCAAACAGCCTGTTTTACATCAACATTTTCCCCTAGATTTAGCATCCATTGATTATTTTTGCCTGATTTAATCTTTATCATTATGGTTACAACGTGATGATTTTTCCAACTCCAGCACTCCCTTCACATTTACCAGGTAGCCTTCAGCATTCTAATCTAAGcaagatcttggcttactgcaaccttgacctcctgggctcaagcacccctcccaccttagcctcctaagtagcacaCACCACCAAaactggctaattattttatgttttgtagagatgggatctcactttgttgcctaggctggactcaaatatctgggctcaagcagtcctcctcttgccttggcctcccagcatCCTgtgattacagatatgagccaccatgcccaaccccctacccccatttatttatttgtttgtttgtttgtttattttttgagatggaatcttgctctgtcgcccaaactggagtgcagtggcacaatctcggctcattgcaacctccacctcccaggttcaagcgattctctagcctcagcttcccaagtagctgggactacaggcgtgcaccatcacacccagctaatttttgtatttttagtagagatggggtttcagcatgttgatcagtgtggtcttgaactcctgacctcaagtgatccacccacctcggtctcccaaaatgttgggattacatgcgtgagccaccacgctcagcctctACCCCCATTTATTGTATTTGTATGGTAACAAATCATTGGTATTGTGTCTGTTATAAATCATACGAATAATAGTATGAAGTTTTTTCTACTAGTTTATAATTTATTACTGTACTTAATTATTTTGGTGCTTAAATTGTACCAGATTTGGCCAGTTGAGTATCCCCTACATCTGGCTCTTACGCGGGACAAGGTGTTTAACATAATTTGAGTGTGTTTTCTGTTCATTTAGAAGCagtatttttatactttcttataCTTCATTTTGATGAATGAAAAGGGCAAAGCATTAAACAAAATAATCCTGGTAGATCAATGAACtttgtttaaataattaataGCACAAAGCAATCAAAGCATGTAGATATAGGTTCTCTCAGAGTAGTCCATTTTTAGGTCCATAGGATGAGGtcattatttttatgttctttgtgtctcccagcttcattGCTCCAACCTCCTGGCTCTTAAAGGGCCAATTGATGTATGACATCATCCCCTCAAAATGGGCTGGAGACAGCAAAACAAAGTAATATTCTGTTCCTTCCCCTGGGAAGACTAAGTGTGCCTATGTGGTGTGCACATTTCATGAGGATGACTCTAGTGGCCATATAGAGTTCTATCTATAGAGTTAGAAGAATAACTCTAATCATCTTCATGAATTTTTTATAAGAATGATCTCAATAGAACTTGTCTTCATTAGGTTAGAAAAGGcaataaatattctaaaaactCATAATGAcctatttacttttataattgagaggttatattttattctattcataCAACTCttgtttttctgattcttttttaagGCATATTCCCTATATTCTTTTCTTCCCATGTTGTAATTGTCCTGTTTTCTTCAAATaggtaatttaattttatttaaataggatctcattttcttgaaaataattcTGTATTTCTTTCCTAGCGCTACCTTGATGAAGCAGACAGAGATAAGGAGCGTTACATGAAGGAACTGGAACAGTATCAGAAAACAGAGGCCTACAAGGTCTTCAGTAGGAAAACCCAGGACCGTCAGAAAGGCAAATCTCATAGGCAAGGTATCAAAACCAGAACCAAATGTATTTGTAGTTTGTTGTGGGTAATGGAGTGTCATAAAGCCAACTGTTAAGAGTGGTAACTATAAAagatgtgtttctgttttttctccaCTATCCAGTATTCACTTACAAGCATTAtcttgaaattttattaaaatcacaTTGCTCTCATTTAGAAATTTCAACTGGGTTTCCATGTCTATTATCAATGATTTTGACTTGTCCTCCGAGACCCCTGTTAGTTGCCTGCCCTTCTTTTCCTGATTCCCAGTTTAGGCATTTCTCTACCTGTAAGCAAGCCTATCTACAAAATTATATCGGTAACTTGCCTTTAACACTTATAAGCCGATTAATAAAGCCTTAAGGAAAAATATCATATGTTATGAGAATCTACAAGCAGGTTTTATAGTTTGGCACAGTCGTATACTTGGGTTTTGttattgctttcttttaaaatgtaatgttctcttattcttttatatttttagatgcaGCCCGGCAGGCCACTCATGATCATGAGGTAATTAGCCATCTGtctacatatcatatatatgtatttataataatgTTGCTTTTTGAaatgctattggattttttttttttttaatgaatggcaAAGTATTTCCTATCTTGTAAttcagattaaatgagatactttAGCTTGGGGGTTCTTAGCATATGGCAGACACTTATGTTGTGTGTCTGTCATTGAACTACAGCCCCTAACCTCAATCCTTTCCTGTGATCTAAGAATTTTATTGGCTTTAAATGCCAAAGATGGCTGGAATTTGGAATGAAGTATAGAAATGAGGGCTAGCTGAAAGCTATAACTTGACCATAGTTTATCATCACCAAATACTTAAATCTGACTCTCAGAAAAGTTGTTATTTAAAGAATCCAGCATTTGCTTAAAACGAACTGTTCAACTGCAATGTCGATAGAGCACAAGCGACAGTATctcaggtttgttttttgttttgttttggtttttgtttttttgagatagagtctcactctgtcgcccaggctggagtgcagtggcacaatctcagctcactgcaacctccgcctcccgggttcaagcgattctcctgcctcagcctcccgagtagctgggactacaggctcgtgccatcatacccggctaattttctgtatttttagtagagacagggtttcatcatatgagcccgatggtctcgatctcctgacctcatgatccacccgccttggcctcccaaagtgctgggattacaggcgtgagccaccacgcccggcccagtatCTCAGTTCTCACACCTCCTTTCCTATTCCCTCACTTCACTAGCACATGTTTGTGTACTGGCTTCTTTCCTCCCATTTGGTTCAGCCCCATTGTTAGGATTTAGGCCTGTGTTTCTGTGTGCGTATGGGATTTAGGTCTGTGTGTTGTTTCAAATTCTGTTTTCTCCTTCAAACTTTTCTTGTTTCCTCTAACTTCCTTTAACCCTCATGGCTCTCTATACTTGTGTTATGTGCTTAGCTGATCTGACCTAGGGGTTTTGAGGTAATTCAAGGGCTTACACTCTTTGGTTGTAATCTCTTTGTGGACATACACAGTCtagtttccatctttatatccaACCCCATACCACCTATCATGATACCTTTGCCTTGAGAAGGTATTCCACAAATGATTATTTTATGGAATCTATTCAAAGTTGACCTGAAATAACTGAGAATTTGaacaaaaagaattttctgaTGTACTCTTTTacatgtgtttggttttttactAAATCAAGGAAATGTTGGTTACCTTAAAACATAGAGAAAAGATTCAGATTCAGGTCAAATAGACGTTACCATCTATGAATTATAAAGTGAGAAgcatagtaaatatttacattttattcttcaGATAAATCctatataaatgtaattatatatgaCATTCTATGCTCTAATTAGGATGAAATGTTATGTTGTTTTGCTGGAGAAACTTTGTgtatattctttgtattttaaatcaTAATAATATTGCAAACTTTTCATATTAGCAGACACTTGTATAAttacttctctctttctttgcctgtgtGCCCAGCTATCGATATCATGAAATTCctgtgcttctttttttctctattttatagcTTCTCTATCCTTAACAGTTACCAAAGAGAATTTGGACAGTAACCTGAAACATTAGATCTCAGATTTTCTAGTCAGTCATCTGAATAGGTGTCAGTCATCTGACTCATTTCATCACTATGAATTTTGCTGGCCAAACTATATGTAGCATTTTTGTCTTCAGTAAACTTGATAGTTGCAGTCAGAAAAGATGTAGATTTAGTCTCTATCATAGAACCTGTTGCTGATTATTTGAGAAGTGAAGGTGTTTATTCAGATACATTAGTATGATATGAATTTCTGTAATTTCTGTGATTTGCAAAAAGAAGTGAGTCTCTGTATTTCCCTGTTACAGGATTAGACACGTGTTAAACCCAACAAAAAAAAGGAGTGAGTAGATGGAGAGCCAGCAGTTGTTTCTTAAAAGGTTATACAGTAGGTTCTGTAAATCCATGTGTTGGTATGGCCACAGCAGGATAAAGCTCCTTTAGTAAGCATGTTGACCCAATTAATGTCCCTTActtcatccatttttatttttcactgaatAATATGTTTCCTAAATTAGATAATTTTAGAACAATTGCAGTATAAAAGAACTgatttgaaagttttaaaactgtttttaaacaCTGTTACCCAGTAATTTTCTTACATATAACTTCTTAGTATAATAGAAGTTCAGAAAAATAGTACTATGGGTGAAAAGCAGCCGCAGAAGGAGCCCATGGAAAGGAGTAATTGAATCAGGACTTAAAAATGACCTAGGTTTTGTGGGCATCTCAGGGTGGGTAAAATGGCTCGAGCAGAGGTATGAGTAAGTTTTTAATAAAAGAGCAAATATCTTGCAGTGTCTAAAGACCATAGATCCTAAATACATACTTATTTCCCTTTACTTATCCTATGAGGAGTAAAACACTGAGACTCAGTGATCCTCTCAACTGACCACCTCATTTTGCCAGTGAggaaagtgacttgcctaagacaGTATATAGAATGGAAAGAATTTACCCAGAATCACTTACTGAATTAAATTAGAGGCAGAATTGTGACAGAAACCCAGGCCTTCTGTGTCATAGTCTAGCATTCTTGACAGCACAGTGCCATGCTACATAGCATAAATTACAGCGTTGAAAGTAAAAATGGGCCTCGTTGCCCAAGATGTCAGCAAAATGTGTTGCCAGTTAAGTAAACTATTTGGTTTGTGTATAGTAAAGAAACCTATTGTATTCCTAAATGAAACTTGGATCCCTAAGTCATTGTTACCAAGGCAGGTACTGGAGAGGGCATATTAGAGCTAAAGAAATGCTGACCTGAAAGCCATTCTGCATAGCAGTGGGGCACTTCAGGCTGGTACACAATGTTAAGAGCATTTCCCAAAGTAAAAGGCTCTTGAGAGAAGCACATATCACACTCTTTGAAATTCTGGCCCTGAGCCTAGATCACAGCAAAATAGGTTCAGTTCAAAAGGGCCTCTTTTCTCTTAACCTCCACTCAATATATAGAATGGAAACCAAAGTGAAGAATATTCTTGCTCCTCTCAAATCGAAAGCCAGCCCACTAGACCCAAGAGTTAGCGAGTATTACTCTCAAGAAAGTGTCTATATCTCATGTGAAAACTAAGATAGAaacaataattttgtttcttctttaatttatgaGAAATGACAGAATGACACTCAGCTTGAACAAATTAGACCCTTTCAGTGAAAGGGTAATCAGATCCTTATGATTTTAATCCCTTGAGCTATCCTTGGAGCAGCTTAAGTACACCCAAGCCCCCAGGAGGATCCTCTCCATGCCGTGAAATGTGCTCAGTAATGGAAGAGCGCTGATGGTTTTTATTACCACTCTTCCATTAAGTAGAATTTCTCTGTTACCTTTCAGAGACTGAACAGTTTCATTTAATTGCTTTAATGTTTCTTATTTTGTGCTCTGAGAATCTGTACCAAGGGGCAGTGTGTTAATGCACCTATGTGGTGCTGTCCTCTGCCCTTACATAATTAGCTTGATTTGGACTGCTCtggcaaagaagagaaaagattaCCAGTCTGAGGAGAGTCAAGACTTTGGAGGAGAGGGATCTTTGTACCATGGTAATGGGAGCCAAGCGTCTCCACTTTACCCATCTAACTGGCAGATATTGAGACGTATAGCTTAGGTAACTGATCTCATGTAACTGCAGTTAAGTTGGAGATTGAATAAGATAGGATGATAATGTCCTAAGTCTTGATGCTGTCATCTGTGGACTTACGTTTATATCTGTTATGCCTTGTGCATGTTGGGATTGTATGTCATAAGTTTTGTTTTCCTGCAGCAGCCCAGTAACAGTTAAAGCATATGGGAAGCCAGCAAATTTGAGAGAAAGCCACTGCGAAATATGGCTAAGATTCCTTCTGGAACCAGCCTTTCTTGTTCATACCTTAGTTTCCATTGAAATCCCCTAGGAACTGGCTCGAGGTAGAGCTTTGCATGTTGAAACTTGGGACTTTCGATtgataattttgttgtttattttcaaattattctgggaaactttgctttcttttgttagGAAGAAAAATACAAGTAGAAATTAAGTGCTCTGAAATTACATAGCTTTTCAGTGTCTTTCTTGCTCAGCTGCCATTGGCAGGTGGTTCACACAGCCCAGCCCCCTTACTAGGCGGCCACCGTTAGGAATACAGGAGCTCGGGTGTCAGATTTCCCTCTTAAGCTGTGAACTGCTTAGCTTTTCTACTGGGCACCAAGTCATTTTTGtgttcaaagatttaaaaaactagtggaggctgggcacggtggctcaagcctgtaatcccagcactttgggaggccaaggcaggtggatcacctgaggtcaggagttcaagaccagcctggccaacatggcgaaaccccgtctctactaaaaaaaatacagaaaattagccaggcatggtggtgggcacctgtaatcccagtgacttgggaggctgaggcaggagaattgcttgaacctgggagacagaggttgcagtgagctgagatcgtgccactgtactccaccctgggcaacagagagagactccgtctcaaaaaaaaaaaaaaagctagtggTGACAAGAGTAGGAAAGATACATTCTGTCTAGCTTTAAACAATTGTTTATAGGAATGAAATCTAGGTATTATGTTTGCATGTTTTTCATGTTATAAAGGTCCCGGGATCTTAAGATTTCACTAGCAGTTTCTTCATTTCTCACTTCCTGCCATTTTACCACCTTTGTTATGGAAAATTTTGAACATTATGCCAAGACACTTAAAATTAATATTCACAATGCTTTCAACTTCAAATTCATTTTAGAAACGACAGCCAAAGCATCTTGAGTTATTGACTTTATTCTTAAAGATCATTGTGGAATATATTTTGCAATGATCTTGtgaggcttttttatttttaatggcttaTTGGTGAATTAATTTTAGGCTTTGTTATTCTTTTGTATCTCACATAATCGTTTGCTTTCTAATTTTTAGAGCCTGGTTATTTCTGATTTCTCGGTctcatgtgtttgtttgtttatttttcctgtgtctaaagaaaatctaaaagaccCCAAAGATAGGCTGCCtctcataaataaatagaagtacCAATGGAATATCATAATTATTGCTCATAGAAGTTACATTTCTGCTTAAAATTCTTATTGTCCACTCTGCAAATTTATATTGCATAATCTTATCTCAGGGAGCATTTTACATGCATAACCAACAAAAGTGACTGAAAAAAACCACTCTTTCTCAATTCCCACTGCAATCACTTTCACAACTGTATACTGTTGACTATTCAAAACACAAGGCTAAGAAATGGCTTCAAATTCTCCATTAGGGAAATTTACGTAA
This region includes:
- the HMG20A gene encoding high mobility group protein 20A, translating into MENLMTSSTLPPLFADEDGSKESNDLATTGLNHPEVPYSSGATSSTNNPEFVEDLSQGQLLQSESSNAAEGNEQRHEDEQRSKRGGWSKGRKRKKPLRDSNAPKSPLTGYVRFMNERREQLRAKRPEVPFPEITRMLGNEWSKLPPEEKQRYLDEADRDKERYMKELEQYQKTEAYKVFSRKTQDRQKGKSHRQDAARQATHDHEKETEVKERSVFDIPIFTEEFLNHSKAREAELRQLRKSNMEFEERNAALQKHVESMRTAVEKLEVDVIQERSRNTVLQQHLETLRQVLTSSFASMPLPGSGETPTVDTIDSYMNRLHSIILANPQDNENFIATVREVVNRLDR